A DNA window from Polynucleobacter sp. AP-Titi-500A-B4 contains the following coding sequences:
- the trpD gene encoding anthranilate phosphoribosyltransferase has protein sequence MSITPQEALQRCIEHRELFHDEMTAMMRLIMSGEMSPELVAGLLVALRTKKETVGEIAAAAQVMREFATAVHVEDRAHLVDVVGTGGDGAHTFNISTAAMFVAAAAGAKIAKHGNRSVSSKSGSADVLEALGVNLALSADQVAQCISTVGAGFMFAPNHHPAMKNVVPIRKQLGVRTIFNILGPLTNPADAKRILMGVFHADLVGIQARVLEALGMEHALVVYGRDGLDEISLEGPTLVGELKNGSVREYEIHPKDFGLNTAPTNTFKVANAEESKNIVLSVIDNKPGAASDIVCLNAGATLYVAGVAPDIAGGIAKAKAAIASGAARQKLDAFVAATQSK, from the coding sequence ATGTCCATTACTCCACAAGAAGCCCTTCAACGCTGCATCGAACATCGCGAGCTCTTTCATGATGAAATGACGGCGATGATGCGTCTCATCATGAGTGGCGAGATGTCGCCAGAGCTAGTGGCTGGTCTATTAGTCGCCCTGCGGACCAAAAAAGAAACCGTTGGTGAAATTGCAGCAGCAGCACAAGTGATGCGTGAATTTGCTACCGCTGTTCATGTTGAGGATCGCGCCCATTTAGTGGATGTCGTTGGAACTGGCGGAGATGGAGCACATACCTTCAATATCTCTACTGCAGCTATGTTTGTAGCTGCAGCGGCTGGCGCAAAAATTGCCAAGCATGGTAATCGTAGTGTCAGCAGTAAATCTGGTAGTGCTGATGTATTAGAGGCGCTAGGCGTTAATCTTGCCCTGTCCGCAGACCAAGTTGCTCAGTGCATTTCCACAGTAGGTGCTGGATTCATGTTTGCACCGAATCACCACCCCGCAATGAAAAACGTAGTCCCCATTCGCAAGCAACTAGGTGTGCGCACTATTTTTAATATCTTGGGCCCCTTAACTAACCCAGCCGATGCAAAACGGATCTTGATGGGCGTATTTCATGCAGATCTTGTTGGCATTCAGGCTCGCGTACTTGAAGCTCTAGGCATGGAACATGCTTTGGTGGTCTATGGACGGGATGGCCTTGATGAAATTTCTCTTGAAGGCCCTACCCTGGTTGGTGAACTCAAAAATGGCTCCGTGCGCGAATATGAAATCCATCCAAAAGACTTTGGTTTAAATACAGCGCCAACTAATACCTTTAAGGTTGCTAACGCAGAAGAATCCAAGAACATCGTTCTTAGCGTAATTGACAATAAACCAGGCGCAGCAAGCGATATCGTTTGTCTCAACGCAGGTGCCACCCTGTATGTAGCTGGCGTAGCACCTGATATTGCTGGCGGCATCGCTAAAGCCAAAGCAGCGATTGCATCTGGGGCAGCCCGTCAAAAATTAGATGCTTTTGTTGCAGCAACCCAATCCAAATAA
- a CDS encoding 8-amino-7-oxononanoate synthase, which produces MANSFNALKLAEEQIADLDLQLLKRKLRSTKSPCDTRAWVDERELKAFCSNDYLGLANHPEIAQALSEGAQRYGVGSGASHLISGHSIAHDLLENRLTSFESAHIPKARALFFSTGYLANLTAVTTLARLAPHGNTSIYSAKLNHASLIDGIRLASTQSNAAVTLFDHTQLNSLSEALKKDTRALKLIVTDGVFSMDGDLAPIKELLIIAERYDSLLLVDDAHGFGVLGKQGHGILEQDSICSERIIYIGTLSKAAGVSGAFICAQDSFIEWMIQKGRPYIYSTATPPAIAHALLKSLEIIESDEGKQRRTHLHKLIDIWQQEMKFSQWEKVSSCTPIQPLILGSNTNALMAAKLLDEAGYWIPAIRPPTVPVGSSRLRITFSANHSEDDLRNLINTLQLIEQEVIEKNR; this is translated from the coding sequence ATGGCTAACTCTTTTAATGCACTCAAGCTAGCAGAAGAGCAAATTGCAGACCTAGACCTGCAGTTACTCAAGCGCAAACTTCGCTCAACCAAGTCTCCCTGCGATACCAGGGCATGGGTAGATGAACGTGAACTCAAAGCTTTTTGCAGCAATGACTATCTTGGTCTTGCAAACCATCCAGAGATCGCACAGGCATTATCCGAGGGCGCCCAAAGATATGGAGTAGGAAGCGGCGCATCTCACCTGATCAGCGGCCATAGCATTGCGCATGACTTATTAGAAAATCGCTTGACCTCCTTTGAGAGTGCCCATATCCCCAAAGCGCGCGCATTATTTTTTAGCACTGGCTACCTTGCAAATCTAACAGCTGTAACAACTCTAGCAAGACTTGCGCCACATGGTAATACCAGTATTTACTCAGCAAAACTCAATCATGCATCACTCATTGATGGTATTCGACTAGCGAGTACACAAAGCAATGCTGCGGTGACGCTGTTTGATCACACTCAACTAAACTCATTGAGCGAAGCACTCAAAAAAGATACCAGAGCCCTTAAGCTCATTGTGACTGATGGTGTTTTCAGTATGGATGGCGATCTCGCGCCTATCAAAGAGCTATTGATCATTGCGGAGCGATACGATTCACTCTTGTTAGTTGATGATGCCCATGGATTTGGTGTCTTAGGTAAACAAGGTCACGGTATTTTGGAGCAAGACAGTATTTGCTCAGAGCGAATCATCTACATTGGCACACTCAGTAAGGCGGCTGGTGTCAGCGGTGCTTTTATCTGTGCACAAGATTCTTTTATTGAATGGATGATTCAAAAGGGTCGACCCTATATCTACAGTACAGCCACGCCACCAGCAATTGCGCATGCCCTACTCAAGAGCCTAGAGATTATTGAATCAGATGAGGGTAAACAACGGCGCACTCATCTACACAAACTCATTGATATCTGGCAACAAGAAATGAAATTCTCTCAATGGGAGAAGGTATCTTCATGCACACCCATCCAACCCCTCATTCTTGGTAGCAATACGAACGCCTTAATGGCTGCCAAACTATTAGATGAAGCGGGTTACTGGATTCCAGCAATTAGGCCCCCTACCGTGCCGGTTGGTAGCTCACGTTTACGCATTACTTTCTCTGCAAACCATAGTGAGGATGACTTGCGCAATCTCATCAACACACTGCAGCTAATTGAGCAAGAAGTGATTGAGAAAAATCGCTAA
- the bioD gene encoding dethiobiotin synthase, protein MNKSSGYFITGTDTEVGKTLVSGALILKLREQGKKVLGFKPVVAGTYQSNDGQLLNEDLETLRLALGLTPGQFSLCPYVLDTPAAPHLVAHSKGIRLELDALMREYSEIQKQSEWIVVEGAGGFLTPLNDQEDLGDFAEQIDLPMILVVGMKLGCINHALLSMEAFKTRDLKVAGWIANALSPEMHLLTENIETLRSKINAPFLGLIPQLPPAIKKPDNSPYCIEALSFAAQHIQLPNE, encoded by the coding sequence ATGAATAAGAGCTCTGGATACTTTATTACTGGAACCGATACTGAAGTTGGGAAAACTTTGGTTAGCGGTGCTCTGATTCTTAAATTGCGTGAGCAAGGAAAAAAGGTTCTGGGCTTTAAACCTGTAGTCGCAGGCACTTACCAAAGTAATGATGGTCAATTGCTTAATGAAGATTTAGAGACCTTACGTCTTGCTTTAGGCTTGACCCCAGGTCAATTCAGCCTATGTCCATACGTTCTCGATACTCCAGCAGCGCCCCACTTGGTTGCCCACTCCAAAGGTATTCGCCTTGAGCTAGACGCCTTGATGCGGGAATACAGCGAGATTCAAAAACAAAGCGAGTGGATTGTGGTTGAAGGAGCGGGTGGGTTTTTAACTCCCCTCAACGATCAAGAAGATTTGGGAGACTTTGCAGAGCAAATCGACTTACCCATGATTCTGGTCGTGGGTATGAAACTCGGCTGCATTAATCATGCCCTCCTCAGTATGGAGGCATTCAAGACGCGCGATTTGAAAGTAGCTGGCTGGATTGCAAATGCCCTCTCCCCTGAAATGCATTTATTAACTGAGAATATTGAAACGCTCCGCTCCAAAATAAACGCGCCCTTTTTAGGCTTGATTCCTCAATTGCCGCCTGCAATTAAAAAGCCGGATAACAGCCCCTATTGCATTGAAGCGCTCTCATTTGCTGCACAGCACATTCAATTGCCCAACGAATAA
- a CDS encoding aminodeoxychorismate/anthranilate synthase component II — MLLMIDNYDSFTYNLVQYFAELGEEVKVFRNDEIAVGDIAKLNPARICISPGPCSPAEAGISVETIKQYAGRIPILGVCLGHQAIGEAFGGNVIRAQKVMHGKTDSIHHTGVGVFKNLPDPFKVTRYHSLAIEKHSLPACLEVTATSSDGEIMGVRHKTLAVEGVQFHPESILSEHGHALLKNFLQNQ, encoded by the coding sequence ATGCTCCTAATGATTGATAACTACGATTCATTTACCTACAACCTTGTGCAGTACTTTGCCGAGTTAGGCGAAGAAGTCAAAGTGTTTCGTAATGATGAAATTGCCGTGGGTGATATTGCAAAACTCAATCCTGCACGTATTTGTATTTCACCTGGACCATGCAGTCCAGCTGAGGCTGGTATTTCTGTCGAGACGATCAAACAATACGCCGGAAGAATTCCAATTCTGGGCGTGTGCTTAGGCCATCAAGCAATTGGCGAGGCTTTCGGCGGTAACGTCATTCGCGCGCAGAAAGTGATGCATGGTAAGACTGATAGCATCCATCATACTGGCGTTGGTGTATTTAAAAACTTACCAGATCCATTTAAAGTAACTCGCTATCACTCTTTAGCAATTGAAAAGCATTCATTGCCAGCATGCTTAGAAGTTACTGCGACATCATCTGATGGAGAAATCATGGGCGTGCGTCACAAAACCTTAGCGGTTGAAGGCGTTCAGTTTCATCCAGAGTCGATTCTGTCTGAGCATGGTCACGCCCTGCTCAAGAATTTTCTACAAAACCAGTAA
- a CDS encoding enoyl-CoA hydratase: MSYKTILTEVDGKVATITLNRPEVLNALNDQLMDELGAALLSFDADDNIGCIIITGSEKAFAAGADIASMAKRNFQDVYRHNFISRNWEHMQKVRKPVIAAVSGYALGGGCELAMMCDTIMAADNAKFAQPEIKLGIIPGAGGTQRLPRAVSKAKAMDLALTGRMMDAAEAERSGLVSRVFPKADLLKEVRAIAKDIADMPLLTTMMVKEAVNTAYETTLSQGIHFERRLFHTCFGTNDQKEGMTAFIEKRPAKFTNS; this comes from the coding sequence ATGAGCTACAAAACAATTTTGACTGAAGTCGATGGTAAGGTCGCCACCATTACTTTAAATCGTCCTGAGGTGCTCAATGCGCTTAATGATCAATTGATGGATGAGCTTGGCGCAGCACTATTGAGTTTTGATGCAGATGACAATATTGGTTGCATCATCATTACGGGTAGCGAAAAAGCGTTTGCTGCTGGCGCTGATATTGCATCGATGGCAAAGCGCAATTTTCAAGATGTTTATCGCCACAATTTTATTTCCCGCAATTGGGAGCATATGCAAAAAGTTCGTAAGCCGGTAATTGCGGCAGTATCTGGTTACGCGCTTGGTGGCGGCTGTGAATTGGCCATGATGTGCGACACCATCATGGCGGCAGATAATGCAAAATTTGCTCAACCAGAAATTAAGTTAGGAATCATTCCGGGCGCTGGTGGTACACAACGTTTACCGCGTGCGGTATCTAAAGCCAAAGCCATGGATTTGGCATTAACAGGTCGCATGATGGATGCCGCTGAAGCTGAGCGTTCGGGCTTGGTATCACGCGTATTTCCCAAAGCAGATTTACTGAAGGAAGTGAGGGCAATTGCAAAAGATATTGCTGATATGCCTTTATTGACAACGATGATGGTGAAAGAAGCTGTCAATACCGCTTATGAAACCACGCTCTCACAGGGTATTCATTTTGAACGCCGCTTGTTCCATACTTGCTTTGGAACAAATGATCAAAAAGAAGGTATGACGGCATTTATTGAAAAACGCCCCGCCAAATTTACAAACTCTTAA
- the trpE gene encoding anthranilate synthase component I produces MLREEFNALAKQGFNRIPLVKEVLADLETPLSLYVKFSQAFGKKNTYLLESVLGGERFGRFSFIGLPANTIIRTVGSPSQPLNEVVTDGKVVETNTDNPLDFVDAYFKRFRVAVEAGLPRFCGGLAGYFGYDTVRYIESRLAKHDLPDELGVPDIQLMLTEELAVVDNVAGKIYLIVYADPGIVDGFEKAQARLKELLACLSKQVSMPPSLASTKTELVRKFKAADFEDAVRRTKEYILAGDCMQVVIGQRISKPFTDSPLALYRALRSLNPSPYMYFYDFGDMQIVGSSPEILVRQEKRAAEKIVTIRPLAGTRPRGANPEEDERLAKELLADPKEIAEHVMLIDLARNDVGRIAKTGSVKVTDSMSIEKYSHVQHIVSSVEGDLLDKMSNMDVLRATFPAGTLSGAPKIRAMEIIDEMEIVKRGIYGGAVGYLSFSGDMDVAIAIRTGVIRDGMLHSQAGAGVVADSDPTAEWKETEAKARAVLTAADLVQGGLDAPND; encoded by the coding sequence ATGTTGCGCGAAGAATTTAATGCCCTAGCAAAGCAGGGTTTCAATCGTATTCCTCTAGTGAAAGAGGTCTTGGCTGATTTAGAGACACCGCTCTCGCTCTACGTCAAATTCAGCCAAGCATTTGGCAAGAAAAATACCTACCTTTTGGAATCGGTTTTAGGTGGCGAGCGCTTTGGTCGCTTCTCCTTTATCGGCCTACCTGCCAACACTATTATTCGCACAGTAGGCAGCCCATCTCAACCCCTTAACGAAGTGGTGACAGATGGCAAAGTGGTTGAGACCAACACAGATAATCCGCTTGATTTTGTGGATGCTTATTTCAAGCGCTTTCGGGTTGCAGTAGAAGCAGGTCTTCCACGTTTTTGTGGGGGCTTAGCGGGCTACTTTGGTTACGACACAGTTCGCTATATTGAATCTCGTCTTGCAAAACATGATTTACCAGATGAGCTTGGTGTGCCCGACATTCAACTCATGCTCACTGAGGAATTGGCAGTCGTTGACAACGTCGCAGGAAAAATTTATCTCATCGTTTATGCTGACCCGGGCATCGTCGATGGTTTTGAGAAGGCGCAAGCTCGCTTAAAAGAATTGCTTGCCTGTCTTAGCAAGCAAGTGAGCATGCCGCCTTCCTTGGCAAGCACCAAAACTGAACTCGTTCGTAAATTTAAAGCCGCAGATTTTGAAGATGCCGTTCGCAGAACCAAAGAATATATTTTGGCTGGCGATTGCATGCAGGTGGTGATTGGTCAACGCATCAGCAAACCTTTTACTGATTCACCACTCGCACTCTACAGGGCCTTACGTTCTCTAAACCCATCGCCATACATGTATTTTTATGACTTTGGGGATATGCAGATTGTTGGTTCTTCACCTGAAATCTTAGTGCGCCAAGAAAAACGTGCTGCAGAAAAAATTGTCACGATTCGTCCGCTTGCTGGCACACGCCCGCGCGGAGCCAATCCAGAAGAAGATGAGCGTCTTGCGAAAGAACTCTTGGCGGATCCGAAAGAAATTGCTGAGCATGTCATGTTGATTGACCTAGCTCGCAATGACGTTGGTCGTATCGCCAAAACTGGCTCAGTCAAAGTGACTGACTCTATGTCGATTGAGAAATACTCTCATGTGCAACATATTGTGAGCTCCGTTGAAGGGGATCTTTTAGATAAGATGAGCAATATGGATGTGCTTCGCGCTACATTCCCAGCGGGCACCCTATCCGGCGCCCCTAAAATTCGGGCGATGGAAATCATTGATGAGATGGAAATCGTGAAGCGTGGAATTTATGGTGGAGCGGTAGGCTACCTCTCCTTCTCCGGCGATATGGATGTCGCCATTGCGATTCGTACGGGCGTCATTCGTGACGGCATGTTGCATTCCCAAGCTGGCGCTGGTGTCGTGGCCGACTCAGACCCAACAGCTGAATGGAAAGAAACAGAAGCAAAGGCACGCGCAGTGCTAACAGCAGCTGATTTAGTTCAAGGAGGACTCGATGCTCCTAATGATTGA
- the bioA gene encoding adenosylmethionine--8-amino-7-oxononanoate transaminase, which yields MKVISDLNQATLVDRSLTAVWHPCTQMKHHETFPLVAITKGQGAWLYDEQGKALLDCISSWWTNLFGHSNPKINQAITQQLEKIEHVMLAGFTHPPVVELSEKLAALTEGNLGHVFYASDGASAVEIALKMSHHFWQLSGKPEKKKFVCLENGYHGETLGALAVTDVAIFRDAYGSLLQDVYTVSSPDARKAKKGESAEDVAREAAKVLEQLFATEHEHIAAIIIEPLVQCAGQMAMHSPEYLRLVKDLCERYQIHLIADEIAVGCGRSGRFFACEHAGIWPDFLTLSKGISGGYLPLSLCMTTDAIYRAFYSDQAKHGFLHSHSYTGNPLACSAALACLEIFETEKVLEKNIARSQDLAKAFTWAKADERIEHWRQQGMILAFDVKPSALKNANVFPREMFTKSLDEGVLIRPIGNTVYVMPPYVLSTQETEQMGQAVQRALNRALNG from the coding sequence ATGAAGGTTATTTCTGATCTAAATCAAGCCACCCTCGTTGACCGCAGTCTGACTGCCGTTTGGCACCCCTGCACTCAGATGAAGCACCATGAGACTTTTCCGCTGGTGGCCATTACCAAAGGTCAAGGGGCTTGGCTCTATGATGAGCAGGGAAAAGCGTTACTCGATTGCATTAGTTCATGGTGGACAAATCTCTTTGGTCACTCCAATCCCAAAATTAATCAAGCGATTACACAGCAATTGGAAAAAATTGAACATGTGATGCTCGCTGGTTTTACCCATCCACCAGTAGTTGAGCTTTCTGAAAAATTAGCGGCGCTGACTGAAGGAAATTTAGGCCACGTCTTCTATGCATCTGACGGCGCATCTGCGGTAGAGATTGCCTTAAAGATGAGTCACCACTTTTGGCAGCTCAGCGGCAAACCGGAGAAAAAGAAATTTGTCTGCCTTGAGAATGGCTATCACGGTGAAACACTTGGCGCACTCGCAGTAACAGACGTAGCTATTTTTCGTGATGCATATGGATCGCTATTGCAAGATGTTTACACAGTAAGCTCACCCGATGCACGTAAAGCAAAAAAAGGTGAGAGTGCAGAAGATGTTGCAAGAGAAGCAGCCAAGGTACTTGAACAACTATTTGCAACAGAACATGAGCACATAGCAGCAATCATCATTGAGCCGCTAGTTCAATGCGCCGGTCAAATGGCTATGCATTCGCCTGAATATTTACGGCTCGTTAAAGATTTATGCGAGCGCTATCAGATCCATCTGATTGCTGATGAAATTGCCGTGGGATGCGGGCGTAGCGGGAGGTTCTTTGCCTGCGAACACGCTGGAATTTGGCCTGATTTTTTAACCCTATCCAAAGGTATTAGTGGTGGCTATTTACCGCTTTCGCTCTGCATGACCACTGACGCAATTTATCGCGCGTTCTACAGTGATCAAGCCAAGCATGGGTTCTTGCATTCCCACTCTTACACTGGCAACCCACTTGCCTGTTCAGCAGCACTAGCCTGTCTCGAAATCTTTGAAACAGAAAAAGTGCTTGAAAAAAATATTGCTCGCTCCCAGGATTTAGCTAAGGCATTTACCTGGGCAAAGGCAGATGAACGCATTGAGCACTGGCGTCAACAAGGCATGATCTTAGCGTTCGACGTCAAACCATCTGCACTTAAAAATGCCAATGTCTTTCCGCGTGAAATGTTTACTAAAAGTTTAGATGAAGGTGTATTAATTCGACCAATTGGTAATACGGTTTATGTCATGCCCCCTTATGTTTTGTCTACACAGGAGACTGAGCAAATGGGACAGGCTGTACAACGTGCATTGAATCGGGCTTTGAATGGCTAA
- the rpe gene encoding ribulose-phosphate 3-epimerase, translating to MESQKTPSNRQFLIAPSILSADFACLGKEVQDVLVAGADWIHFDVMDNHYVPNLTIGPLVCEAIRPHAVKNGKPAVIDVHLMIEPVDRIVPDFAKAGANLISFHPEASPHVNRTLNLIRDQGCQAGLVFNPATPLDHLDHTLELLDLVLLMSVNPGFGGQSFIPSTLQKITQVRARLDRYASETGRHIRLEVDGGIKIDNIAQVAQAGADTFVAGSAIFGKDDYKQVIDAMRTELGKQGKA from the coding sequence ATGGAAAGCCAAAAAACCCCATCTAATCGTCAATTTCTGATTGCCCCCTCCATTTTGTCGGCTGACTTTGCCTGTCTTGGCAAGGAAGTACAAGATGTTTTAGTAGCTGGCGCTGACTGGATTCACTTTGATGTGATGGATAACCATTACGTTCCCAACCTCACTATTGGCCCTCTGGTATGTGAGGCTATTCGCCCTCATGCAGTCAAAAATGGCAAGCCTGCCGTCATCGACGTTCACTTAATGATTGAGCCAGTTGATCGCATTGTTCCTGATTTTGCAAAAGCCGGCGCAAATCTGATTAGCTTTCATCCCGAGGCAAGTCCTCATGTGAATCGCACATTGAATTTGATTCGTGATCAAGGATGCCAAGCAGGGCTCGTATTCAATCCTGCAACACCACTTGATCATTTAGATCACACTTTAGAGTTATTGGATCTCGTATTACTCATGTCAGTCAATCCAGGCTTTGGTGGTCAATCATTTATCCCAAGTACTCTGCAAAAAATTACTCAAGTGCGTGCACGCCTTGATCGCTATGCATCAGAGACTGGTCGCCATATTCGTCTTGAAGTGGATGGTGGGATTAAGATCGACAATATTGCGCAAGTTGCTCAAGCAGGGGCGGATACTTTTGTTGCTGGCTCAGCCATTTTTGGAAAAGACGATTACAAGCAAGTCATTGATGCAATGCGCACAGAGTTAGGAAAGCAAGGAAAAGCCTAA
- the apaG gene encoding Co2+/Mg2+ efflux protein ApaG, with protein MNPHEISITVKTQYLPDQSDPDNRQFAFAYTVTIRNTGSASIQLIARHWFITDGDNDVQEVRGLGVVGQQPLLRSGEHFEYTSWATLPTPAGTMRGEYFCVTEDAQFFQAPIPEFALVMPRTLH; from the coding sequence ATGAACCCCCATGAAATCAGCATTACGGTCAAGACCCAGTACCTTCCAGACCAATCTGACCCAGATAATCGCCAATTTGCCTTTGCCTATACGGTCACGATCCGCAACACCGGGTCGGCCAGTATTCAGCTGATAGCCCGTCATTGGTTCATTACGGACGGGGATAACGATGTTCAGGAGGTCCGAGGCCTAGGGGTGGTTGGTCAGCAGCCATTGTTGCGTTCTGGTGAGCATTTTGAGTACACCAGTTGGGCTACCCTGCCAACGCCTGCGGGGACAATGCGAGGAGAGTATTTTTGCGTGACCGAGGATGCTCAGTTTTTTCAGGCGCCTATTCCAGAGTTTGCCTTAGTGATGCCGCGCACACTCCACTAA
- a CDS encoding M20 aminoacylase family protein, whose protein sequence is MHLLPEILESADVIQDIRRNIHAHPELRFEENRTADLVAEALSSWGISVSRGMGKTGVVGRLNGDLGPGKMIGLRADMDALPLQEHNNFAHTSQNPGKMHACGHDGHTAMLLGAAQYLSNHRDFKGTVIFIFQPAEEGGAGAREMIKDGLFEQFPCDAVFGLHNWPGLEEGHFGVTAGPMMASSNSFEITITGRGGHAALPHNSADPVLAGAQVVLALQSIITRNKRPVDAAVLSVTQFHAGETSNVIPDSAFIGGTVRTFTLEVLDLIEQRLREISQSVAGAFDCHAEIQFARNYPPLINHEKEVEFASEVMSELVGKQNVNTSIDPTMGAEDFAFMLLDKPGCYVFLGNGDGDHRSVGHGMGPCHLHNPSYDFNDALIPVGVSYWVKLAQRYLEKN, encoded by the coding sequence ATGCATTTACTCCCTGAAATCCTTGAATCCGCAGATGTAATCCAAGACATTCGTCGCAATATTCATGCTCACCCTGAGTTGCGTTTCGAAGAAAACCGTACAGCCGATCTCGTTGCAGAAGCTTTATCGAGTTGGGGGATTAGCGTATCTCGTGGCATGGGTAAAACAGGTGTTGTTGGCAGACTCAATGGTGACCTAGGGCCAGGCAAAATGATTGGTCTTCGTGCAGATATGGATGCACTACCACTCCAAGAACATAACAACTTTGCGCATACCTCACAAAATCCAGGAAAGATGCACGCCTGCGGTCATGATGGCCACACTGCCATGCTTCTGGGGGCTGCTCAGTATTTATCCAATCACCGTGATTTCAAAGGTACGGTGATTTTTATTTTCCAACCAGCCGAAGAAGGTGGGGCTGGTGCTCGCGAAATGATCAAGGATGGTTTGTTTGAGCAATTTCCGTGTGATGCAGTATTTGGATTGCACAATTGGCCTGGTCTAGAGGAAGGTCACTTTGGTGTGACTGCCGGTCCAATGATGGCATCAAGCAATTCTTTTGAAATCACGATTACCGGCAGAGGCGGTCATGCTGCTCTACCGCATAACAGCGCTGATCCCGTTCTTGCTGGCGCACAAGTAGTGCTAGCACTCCAAAGCATCATTACACGCAATAAGCGCCCCGTAGATGCAGCCGTGCTTTCAGTAACACAATTTCATGCAGGCGAAACTAGCAACGTGATTCCCGATAGTGCATTTATTGGTGGTACTGTGCGTACCTTCACGCTTGAGGTTTTGGATTTAATTGAGCAACGTTTACGTGAGATTTCTCAGAGCGTCGCAGGCGCATTTGATTGTCATGCAGAAATTCAGTTTGCTAGAAACTATCCGCCCTTAATCAATCATGAAAAAGAGGTTGAGTTTGCTAGCGAAGTAATGAGTGAATTAGTGGGCAAACAAAATGTAAACACCTCGATTGATCCAACCATGGGTGCAGAGGATTTTGCTTTTATGTTGCTAGATAAACCCGGTTGCTATGTCTTTTTAGGTAATGGTGACGGGGATCATCGCTCAGTAGGTCATGGCATGGGGCCGTGCCATCTTCATAACCCCTCGTACGACTTCAATGACGCCCTCATACCGGTAGGCGTGAGCTATTGGGTCAAACTAGCTCAGCGCTACCTCGAAAAAAATTAA
- a CDS encoding murein transglycosylase A, translating into MISKIKLFQTSVFAIVIASVVVACSTPPTRGTGYRTSGSGAAPTSYSSSIASFSAVSWQTLPGWQDDDVSQAWPAWLKSCDALRRRSGEVNWRQVCEQATRVSNRDSQAIRRYFENNFQAYEIRNSSGSETGLITGYYEPVMNGALTRTSVYNVPLYSYPSAWRKSKPNPGPTRAELIGSGMLKGSEIAWVQDPVAAAFMQIQGSGKIRLEDGRVLRLGYAGTNDQPFKSFAQWLLDRKEITRSEATMQGISQWAKRNPDRVNEMLNANPRFVFFKELPGNVEADLGPNGALGVPLTSERSIAIDLQAMPLGAPVFLATTKPLSSQPLQKLVMAQDTGKAIVGGVRADYYWGSGDAAGEMAGRMKQNGKMWVLLPR; encoded by the coding sequence ATGATTTCTAAAATTAAATTGTTCCAGACAAGTGTATTCGCTATTGTGATTGCTAGTGTAGTCGTGGCTTGTTCAACACCTCCTACTCGCGGAACGGGGTATCGAACCAGTGGATCTGGTGCTGCACCAACTTCTTATAGCTCATCTATTGCGAGTTTTAGCGCTGTTTCTTGGCAGACCTTGCCAGGCTGGCAGGATGATGATGTTTCTCAAGCATGGCCTGCTTGGCTCAAGAGTTGTGATGCCTTACGTAGGCGCAGCGGCGAAGTGAATTGGCGTCAAGTGTGTGAGCAAGCTACGAGGGTATCTAATCGTGATAGTCAGGCGATTCGTCGCTACTTCGAAAATAATTTCCAGGCTTATGAAATTCGGAATAGCTCCGGAAGTGAAACGGGTTTAATCACGGGCTACTACGAGCCGGTAATGAACGGGGCTCTTACTCGAACCAGTGTTTATAACGTCCCGCTTTACTCTTATCCCAGCGCATGGAGAAAATCTAAACCCAATCCAGGTCCAACACGCGCAGAGTTAATCGGTTCGGGAATGCTGAAGGGGTCTGAGATTGCCTGGGTACAAGATCCGGTTGCAGCTGCATTTATGCAAATACAAGGCTCTGGAAAAATTCGACTTGAAGATGGCCGAGTTTTGCGTCTAGGTTATGCCGGCACTAATGACCAACCCTTTAAATCTTTTGCGCAATGGTTGCTTGATCGCAAAGAAATTACACGCAGTGAGGCGACGATGCAAGGTATCTCGCAATGGGCTAAGCGTAATCCTGATCGCGTCAACGAAATGCTCAATGCCAATCCTCGCTTCGTTTTTTTCAAAGAACTGCCGGGTAATGTAGAGGCAGATCTGGGGCCCAATGGCGCCTTGGGAGTGCCCTTAACAAGTGAGCGGAGTATTGCGATTGATCTTCAGGCTATGCCTTTGGGTGCCCCTGTATTCTTGGCTACTACCAAGCCTTTAAGTAGTCAGCCCCTGCAAAAGCTAGTGATGGCGCAAGATACTGGCAAGGCAATTGTGGGTGGCGTCAGAGCTGATTACTATTGGGGGTCTGGTGATGCCGCTGGAGAAATGGCTGGGCGCATGAAGCAAAATGGCAAGATGTGGGTATTGTTGCCGCGTTAA